A part of Mycobacterium sp. SMC-4 genomic DNA contains:
- the eccD gene encoding type VII secretion integral membrane protein EccD, which produces MTATTERGAHGAVPSSKVRLAEQVRVAVLFEGRQKDVTLPASSPVAAVVDALVRRLQANEDGGDDGLREPDETGMVSPGLVNLTHIDGRPLNRTQTLSQQGVVDGDLLVLEVVDSEVEFTPVIESPSSAVAVLNKARTPVVTAATARLVAGVIIASTVATTIALLMLAWSRNRSAGHDWNLIPAVSALAVGVLLIIGGALVWSRQRDAVTANALWLPGALIACPAAALMAAPGDIGTWHVAFAAVVATVLAALLWRISPAPRGAMATIVVVGTGLAVLAVIHALTGATLQNMSVAVMVLALFVLTGAPKIAARMAGIPVPPFPTVTGKDTFDNADAIAKEALVAAEHQGTPSVEALRRGAAAANTYLSALLLAVAVFFVGASFFVVDPGQGRWWLATVFVGVLATVLLLRGRAFAARGQAITVVAAAVLMVTITTVKYALAWPGPEAAYGAAAVLLCIGIAGVIAAAVVPSRVFSPVFRKIIEWCEYLLIVAVPPLAVWLLNLLSLARNI; this is translated from the coding sequence ATGACCGCAACAACCGAACGCGGTGCGCACGGGGCAGTTCCGAGCAGTAAGGTCCGGCTGGCCGAGCAGGTCAGAGTGGCGGTGCTGTTCGAAGGCCGCCAGAAGGATGTGACGTTACCGGCAAGCTCTCCGGTGGCGGCGGTGGTCGATGCGCTGGTGCGTCGTTTGCAGGCCAACGAGGACGGCGGCGACGACGGGTTACGCGAGCCCGATGAGACCGGCATGGTCAGCCCTGGTCTGGTGAACCTCACCCACATCGACGGCCGTCCCCTTAATCGCACACAAACGCTCAGCCAGCAGGGCGTCGTCGATGGCGACCTCCTGGTGCTCGAAGTGGTCGATTCCGAGGTGGAGTTCACCCCGGTGATCGAATCGCCGTCCTCGGCGGTCGCGGTGCTCAACAAGGCACGGACCCCCGTCGTGACTGCGGCCACCGCGCGGCTGGTCGCCGGGGTGATCATCGCCTCCACGGTGGCCACGACGATCGCCCTGCTGATGCTGGCCTGGTCGCGGAATCGCAGCGCGGGCCATGACTGGAACCTGATTCCGGCGGTCAGTGCGCTCGCCGTGGGAGTCTTGCTGATCATCGGAGGGGCTCTGGTCTGGTCTCGGCAACGAGATGCCGTGACGGCCAATGCGTTGTGGCTGCCGGGGGCGTTGATCGCGTGTCCGGCAGCAGCGCTGATGGCGGCCCCCGGCGATATCGGGACCTGGCACGTCGCTTTCGCCGCGGTGGTGGCGACAGTCCTGGCCGCCCTGTTGTGGCGAATCAGCCCCGCGCCGCGCGGCGCGATGGCCACGATCGTGGTCGTCGGAACGGGACTGGCGGTGCTGGCCGTCATCCATGCCCTGACTGGAGCGACGCTGCAGAACATGTCCGTCGCAGTGATGGTGCTGGCCCTGTTCGTGCTCACCGGGGCACCCAAGATCGCGGCACGGATGGCTGGTATCCCGGTGCCGCCGTTCCCGACGGTCACCGGCAAGGACACCTTCGACAACGCCGACGCGATCGCCAAGGAAGCGCTGGTGGCCGCCGAGCACCAGGGGACGCCCAGCGTCGAGGCGCTGCGCAGGGGCGCGGCCGCAGCCAATACGTACCTCAGTGCGCTGTTGTTGGCGGTGGCGGTGTTTTTCGTGGGAGCCTCGTTCTTCGTGGTCGATCCCGGCCAGGGGCGTTGGTGGTTGGCGACGGTGTTTGTCGGTGTCTTAGCGACCGTGCTACTGCTGCGGGGCCGGGCATTTGCCGCGCGTGGGCAGGCGATCACCGTCGTGGCCGCTGCCGTCCTGATGGTGACGATCACGACGGTGAAATATGCACTGGCCTGGCCGGGGCCGGAGGCCGCCTACGGGGCAGCCGCAGTGCTGCTGTGCATCGGCATCGCCGGGGTCATCGCCGCGGCTGTGGTTCCCTCACGGGTGTTCTCGCCGGTGTTCCGCAAGATCATCGAGTGGTGTGAGTATCTGCTGATCGTCGCGGTCCCGCCGCTGGCGGTGTGGCTGCTGAATCTGTTGTCCTTGGCGAGGAACATCTGA